The Triticum aestivum cultivar Chinese Spring chromosome 5A, IWGSC CS RefSeq v2.1, whole genome shotgun sequence genomic sequence AGCCTAGAGGTTGCGAGACTTCTGTTTTCGTGATTTGACTAATATGTCTGCTCTACCAGTTGCGGACCGCATGTGCAGATCTggagcaatagatctcatctgtaTTGATTCAGTATCAGCTCTCACTCCACGTGCAGAAATTGAAGTATGATTCTCTTTCCTTTTTGTTTTTAGTATAGATTTATATTCAATATGATGCATGAAAAATATGATTCAGTTATTTGCTAGGGTGAGATAGGGATGCAGCAGATGGGTTTACAAGCTCGTCTGATGAGTCAAGCATTGAGAAAGATGTCAGGCAATGCCTCAAAGGCTGGTTGTACTCTAATGTTCTTGAATCAAATAAGATACAAGGTGTTCTACATTAGCTTTCAGCTGACTGTTCATTTCCATCTTATTCCGTCATGTGATAAATTTCGTTTTTTCTAGATTGGGGTATTCTATGGGAACCCTGAAGTCACTAGTGGAGGGATAGCTTTGAAATTCTTCGCATCAGTTCGCCTAGAGATACGACACATTGGGAAGATAAAATCTGTAAGATAAACAAAATATTTCACCTTCCGTAAGACATGACTTGAGAAAATTCATCTTATTTTGCCAAGGCCAAGGGAGATGAAGATATTGGTGTCAAGGTCCGTGTCAGAGTGCAGAAGAGTAAAGTATGTCGTGAAGATGTTTAGTTCTTGTTTTGTATTTTGCTCCACACTTGTACATTGGCATGAGtgtcttttcttttgttctttgcAAGGTATCCAGGCCCTACAAGCAAGCTGAATTCGAGATCATGTTTGGGGAGGGTGTTAGTAAATTGGTTGGTGTACAAAGTTTTCAGCTATTCTCATTGGATCTCACTGGATCTTTTGCTAAAGAGAGAATTCATGCAGGGTTGCATTCTTGATTGTGCTGAGCTGATGGAAGTTGTTGCAAAGAAGGGTTCATGGTATAGTTACAAAGATATAAGGTATGCCGGTGGCTTTAGAAGAATTTCAATACGGCTTGTGAATATATTAGCAAAACACAACCTTCTAGCAGCTATCCTTTCATGCCATTCTCCCCAGTCCTATTACCATGTGAACTTCATGTGCTTCGGCTGGCTATATGTGCCCTTTGATTCTGGAGaaccatcatatcacatcatatgTACTGAATTCATGTTCCTCTTTTTGTGGAACTCCAGTAACTTTATGTAGCCTATACTGTCTGAAATCTACTTCATGTTCATTTGCTTAAATTTGAGGATTATGAGGATATGAACATCTGTTACATATATCCGTACAGGAAACTAGCCAGAAAACTCCAAGGTGGTCTCACATAATTTCCTTGTGTTTTAATCTTTTAATAATTGTTTCTATATACTGCTTCGGAAATCTGTTGTTGGATTTGCACATTCCAAATAGGGACATAATCGTAGTTATGTTATTATGTAACTTTATTCGAATTAAAATAACAATGAGTATATTTCATTTTTGTTTTGCTAAACTGTAAATTTGCAGCTTTCATGTGTTCCACTTTTTGTGTGCAGACTGGGTCAAGGTAGAGAAAAGGCACTGCAGTATCTCCGGGAGAATccaaccgtctgcgatgagatagAAAAGGTTTGATTGATTGTTGCTAGAACAACTGCGAGTATTTACCTCACCACTACCTGATCTGAAACATTTCATACCGTATTCATATACGCTTCATATACCAggtccctggaccctgcgcaagcgggagctacatgcaccaggttgccctttattCATATACGCTTCATAAGTCGAAGCCGTCACCATGTGACCCAGACATTTGGACATGCCTGCTATACTGATTAGCCATTTAAACAAAAAAGTACTTCATGCAAAAAAGAAAAGATTATCTAATGAACAATTGGCCTTATCGTTTATCTAGTGTCACATCATTTTCCTTACAACTGCGCTTGGTACACTTGCAGGTAGTCCGAGCCATGATACCAGAAGGAACCAGGCATATGGCCATGCTAGCTTTCGGGCAGTCATCGTCGCAACCTGAGGAGGAAGAAGTATATGATGACTGACGACGAACATCAAGCCCCGAAGATGAACCGCTAACCTGTCCGTCTAGCAGCGCAATTCCAGGCATTTTGACCCCATAGCGTCTAGCAGCAGAATTCTAGCAGCTAAATGTGGCCCTTCTTCGCCAAACCTAAGCGAACGTTCCAGTGGTACACTCTGTGTTCTTAGGATTTTGATATGTTGGTTCTCCGCTGTAACAACAGCAACAATGTACCACCATCCACCAGTACTAAAAAGAGCTTGACAGATTAATCATGGGATAGACAATTTATCTCGTATGAAAATTCAACCAAAGCAATAAGCTTGAAGCACTAGAAACTGAAATAATTGCTCACGCAGAAAACTATTACCAGACGTAGATATAAAAAATCAGGACAGTAATAGGGTGCTAAatagaacacaatgcaaaaagaatgacaCGCAGGGGAGCAACCAGGGCTTGGCGTGCCCAGGCTGGGCGGGCCGTTCCGAACAGACAAGATATGAAATTATACCTAGTCAATTTCAGAAAATTCCCCTAAAACCATAATGAAGACTAAGCATGGCATCTTATTGTACTAAAAGTAAACTGCACAAAGATAAAGTATATTACAAGTGCTTTTGTTTAAAGCCTAAATCAAGGCTTTGTTACCTCTATTCGTTGTTGAAAGCTTATAAAAGGTCACTTAAATTGACCTTTCCCACTTGTACGCTTGAACTTCTTTTTAGGGAAGTGGCCATAGGCTTGATTTTGTGGCAACTTGAATTTGTAAGTGCCTTCCTTCACGTGAATTGGGCctgctgtttttttttttgcacgaaaatgatcagatctattataaaagttcaccggaagtacatagcatctcaaacataataaaaattacatccatatTCCAAGACCACCAAACGACCACTACTGCCCCCAGAACGAGCCGCCGACGCGCCGCTcccctaccggagccggcttgaccttgtcgatgatagccggaaagtcttcgtgcacgtgcccctaaggaccagtgcCTTGGAGTTGCAGTCGTCACCATTGAATCCTTGCATAGATTTGAAGCACCTAACACCAAATCTCACCATATAACGAGAAAACCTAACATCACGCCCCAAGTAGACAACAGGAATCTACGCCGGAGCTCCGTCGACTACGTCCAGACGGACGAACTCGAGGAAGATCGGAGCCTggaagacaaactcaaagaagaAGCGTCGCCATCTGCCTGAGCGCCGCACCTGCGAGGACTAAAAAACCCCAACCTAAACTACTAACCGCAACAGAGGCACCGGAATTCTCCTCCCACCATCGATCGACAGAGCGGCACGCAGAGGGGAGGCGAGTCCATGGGCTCGCCGTTGAAGTCTAGAGGGGAGAGTTTATCCTAACCGCCTAGGTTAGGAGAGAAAAACGTGGCACTGCAGTTCTTAGAAAAGGTCTACCCAAAATAATAGGTCAAGTAAAATCACACTTCATATCAAGTATAATAAAATCAGTGGGAATAATATTCAGTTGCACTTCAACCTTAGCATCATCTTTTCTTCCTAGAGCTTTCTTACTAGATGAATCGACAAGGTTAATGGTCAAATTGCTAGGTTCTATATTTCCAAGATCAAGCATACAAAAAAGTATTTTAGGCATAGtagaaatactagcacccaaatcacataaaacatTACAATAGTATGGACTTATGCAAATTTTAATTATTGGTTCCCAAGCATCTTCGAGTTTTCTAGGAATATGAGCCTCTATGTTAAATTTAGGATACTTACTAAATTCAAGAGAATGCATTAAGAAAAGAGAATGCAGTAAGCATGTCTACAAGTACATTGTGGTATTTGCATATTCAATTCAGGAAGGTCCAACAACCAAGGAGACACATTAGGCAAGTAACACTTCTAGTGCCCATTTGCCAATGACTCTAAGAACACGGGAACCTATGGAATATAAGAGCAGAAATCACGTTCAATTTGCCATATAAAATGCCGCTTCTTCTGATCCTTAAGAATTTATAGCATATTTTTCTCAGCATGCCTAGGACGATGCCGGTAATTAACTTCTGTGGGCTTGCAGCTGTTGTCTCGTCAGAATGGTGCTTTTGTCCACCGAGAGCTTGTTGATGTCTGGAGAGCCAATACAAGCCAATGGATCCTTTTCAATCTGCAACAAACATAAAATTAGGTCAATATTGTTTTTTTAGCCATTTGGTAAATTGAGGGGAGGAGAAAGTTCTACATTTATGTTTCATAAGTTAACGACGTGGATTCATTGGATCTAACAAACTGCAAAATTACTTGGTTGTAACTCACAGTGTCTACAATTGTCTGTCCAGAAATTGATCTGGCCACGGCAGAGTTATTTGCTTCAGTCTCCTTCTCGAGTATatagcaaaaaactaccacattacagGCTATCGCTACAAAAAATTaccgttttttttatttttcaaaaagcTACCACAAATTTGGCTGGCTGTTCCAAAAAACCCAAATTGCTAAAGCGTTAAGTTCTAACCGCGTTTATGACAGAGGGGGTCCACTCGTCAGGTCACCGTTATATTGGACCGTTAGTTGACCGTTATGACATGTGGAACCCACATGTCGGTCCCtccaaaaaataaagagcaaaccgGCCCCTGTAAGTTTtgtaaaaaagcaatcgggtccctgttaGTTTCAGAAAAAAGCAATCGGATCCCTGTGCTCCCATCCGCCTTCGCCATGGCCGGAAGTTGCTGTGTGCTGCTGCCGctcgccggcgctgctcccggccgCCGCTGCATGCCGCTCGCGGCTGCTGCTCCACACCGTCGCCGCGTGCCCGCCCGTTGAAGAGGACCACAGGCGGCCACCACAAGCTGCATGACGGCGCGTTGGCGAGTCTGCATGGAGCCGGACACTTCGAGCGGCACCGCGCGCACCTGCAGCACGCCCGTTCCTGCAGCGCACATGGTCGTTGCTGCATGCCGGCGGGGATGTcgtcgtcggcggcgttgctgcatgCCAGCGGGGATGGCGCGGCGGTGGCTTTGCTGCATGCCAAtgtggatggcggcggcggctcgtcCATCGAGCAGGGAGGACGAGGAAAGGAGGGCTGGAGGTGTGGGGCGCCTCTCGGGATGGCGGCGGCGTTCACCGGCGAGCACGCACAGTGAGGCAGAGGTCAACCCGCTCTATCGGGGTACTCTCTTCCCTCTGGTGGCTGGAGGTGGGAGGAGAGGTTGACCCTGACTTGTGGACTCAACATTAAACTTAACAGTCAACAAACGGtcaaatgatttttctcctgacACGTGGACCCTCCCTGTCATAAACCTGATCAAAACTTAACCATTGGATCATTAGTGTTTTTTGGAACAGCCAACCAAAATTGTGGTAGcattttgaaaaattaaaaaaagcagTAGTTTTTTGTAGCGATAGCctgtaatgtggtagttttttgctatACACTCCCATGTATTCTCTACCGACAGTGGGATGACGAAGAAGTGTTCGATTGTTTTCATTGCAAAAGATCCGTCTTTGGCAACACTACCTTGAGTGATCTTAATTAGGTTCTCATCGATGTGGATGGGCTCGGTTCTTTAAAATTTGAGAGGTTAGTTTGATTTGTTTTGCTCCTTTATCCTGGGCTATGTTGGAAACTAGAGATGCAAAAGGTGAAACTAAAGAAGATGATTTTTGAATAACCTTGAGTGACTAATATTTTGATAACAAATCAAGTTATTTGTTTTAATTTTAGTTTGTTCGATCTGATCTCCTTTAATATTGAATTATTAAAGTTGAATCATCTACCACAAAAACCCGTTTGAGAGTCACACTTAATAGTGTTAGTTTATGACACACTTATCTGTATGAGTTTTTATTATCGCCGGCTCTAAATGACGTGGAGAGTCTGAAGAGACAACCATCGACTATATCTTTGTAGATGCCCTAGGGGCGAGTGGTAAATGTAGATATTTTCTTAGTTCCAAGATTTCATTCTAAAAATATGTTGTAAAATAATTGAAGAAAAGACAATATTCGTAAAACATACATCTTGTAGAATTTTGGTCTTAGTTCGATTCTATCGACAATTCTGACAGCaaactaatttttttggctttgattAGTGATAAATACAAGTAAACGGTATTCATGTGCTATGCTTTTAGCAGTACTATATACAAGTTGTTATGTGACACATTTTTCCTGCCCATGGTGCGTAGGTCATCAGGGAAAGGTTTCCCTCCCCTCAAAGCTCCACCGGTCAGCCCGTGGATTCGCTTCCTTTCTTCCTGCCGCTCCAGCGGCTGGTGGCAGGAAGGAGAATCTTGATGCCTCAGGTCTGGCTAGTTTAGGTTACGTTTTCAGTCCCAGGGCCGGGCCCATAGTTGTACAGACTGTGCGGCCCACACAGGGCCCATAGATTTTTGGGGGCCCCAAATTTGTATAAGGCCTATGTATATTTTCTTCCTGGGCGCGCGTCCCGGCCTTCTCCATACCCCGAACGTGATTGATTGCATCCGGAGCCTGCCAACGATCGGCCCCCCTCAAAAGATTCAGGTAGCGCTAAATAGGACTAAGATTTGTACTCTGGCCGGAGATATAATTAGTTTAGGCCCAGCCACAATTACCTTAATGTGGTGTGTACTGAAGCCCAAAAGAGCCCACGCCCATTATCCTGTATTTAGGCCACCGTGGTAGATTGCCTAGTTTCGTTTGTATGTTTGGCAAGACCTAGCGTCTATCCCTAGCCGCTCAGGTCGATCTATTCCACGCCGCCGTCGCTGTTATGCCGGTTGCCTTGTGAGTCGCCGGATATGCAACCTACACATCGCTGACATGGTTTCATGCTAGCCGGCAACTTACAATGTCTCTACCGATCCTACTCTCACAGCAGTGCGATGCCACATAGAGTATTCCAGTGCAGATCGCTGTATTGTATCGGGCGTATCCGTTCCTTGAGCGCTTGAATCTAAAGGTATGTATATTAAGTACTAGTTTGTATTATGTTGGTGGATTTCAATTCAGCAGTCTAGTGATTTTGTTTACTTGCATATAAGACAACTGGTTAATTGAACAATTAGGCGTGCCACTATTCCATTGGAGATGCTTTGATTAATTTGGCAAATCACGTGATCACTTAATCCAAATGAAATTGCTGGAGAAGACACCATGGTCTAAAGTTAATCTAATACCGGAGATTCACAAGGATCATTTTCCATAAAATTTTATCTATTGTGTGGTCATTCTCTTTCGTCACCCCGCTCATATTTAAATTCTGGCTCCGCTCCTGCacttgagagtgaagtgttgaagaAGATTGATCACGTGAGTTGGATAGGTATTATTTTATTGAAGATTGATCATGTTTTAGtgaggatatcattgaagatttcatTTCAAAGAATACTAAAAGAATGATGTTGTTCAAATAAATATCAGGCAACCGGGAGTTGGATAGGTATTATTTTTTACATATCCAATTGTTATGTAAGACACTATatcatatactcccttcgttccaaaatgtagtgcttcctctatttccgtgcttcaactttgaccataatcgacgagaccgactgcggcgggagcaaacattataccagtgaattcgtactcaaaagaagttttcaactatataattttttcttccgccgcagtcggtcttgttggttaaatttatggtcaaagttggacctcggaaagtgcgggcgcactatattttagaATGAAGGGAGTACGTCATAACTGCTTGTTAGTTTATTTTAATGACATAGGGCCCTATTATTTAGTTTCACACAGGGCTCCGGATTTTGTCGGCCCGGCCCTGTTCAGTCCTTGTAGGGGTCGCGCTTAGGCCGATGGTGGCGCTTCATCTTTGAGTTGGTCTTCAGGGGTTTGATCCTCCTCGAATTCATCCCTCGAGATGGAGTTGACGGAGCTCTACGTACACTCATGTTGTCTTCTTGAGGTGGCGAGGTTAGGATCTATCATCGTGTGTACGCGACAACGAGATATAGTGTCAGTGCCGGAGCCGGGTTTACCATAATGGGTGTACACAATTCAATATATTTCAAATTCTCCAACTATTTTTTCAATGTAGATGTATTCTATATGCTTAGTTTATGCTTTCTTACTTGAATTGATGGGTGTACATACCCTTGTGTGTCAGGCTCTTCAGATTTCAACAATAAAGTTTATATCTTCATGACGCTGGTTCTTAGGGTCATGTGCACAAAAACTTTCTGGCGGTCATCGgcaatgttgatacgtctccaacgtatctataattttttattgttccatgctattatattatcaaatcttggatgttttatatgcatttatatgctattttatatgatttttcggactaacctattaacctagagcccagtgacagtttctgttttttccttgtttttgagtatcgcagaaaaggaaaaccaaacggagtccaattgacctgaaacttcacggaacttatttttgcacCAGAAGAAGGCaatagagtaaaagagttgggccagaagagtcccgggctgcccacgagggtggggggcgcgcccaacccctgggcgcgcctccctacctcgtggacagcccagagaccccCATGACTtattctcgacgccaaaacctcttatatatactaaaacctccagaacataacctagatcgggagttccgccgccgcaagcctctgtagccactgaaagccaatctagacccggcaccctgccggaggggggaatccctctccggtggccatcttcatcatcacgatgctctccatgacgaggagggagtagttcgccctcggggctgagggtatgtaccaatagctatgtgtttgatctctctttctctcatgttcttgattcggcacgattttgatgtatggcaaactttgctattatagttggatcttatgatgtttctccccctctactctcttgtctctactctcttgtgatggattgagttttccctttgaagttatcttttcggattgagtttttaaggatttgagaacacttgatatatg encodes the following:
- the LOC123104926 gene encoding DNA repair protein recA homolog 1, chloroplastic isoform X2 translates to MATAAAAAARFTPAILPRPRRRVPAPCASASSASGRGNRRLRCEFVASVGNGALSGEDDPRLIDRQKALDAAMTDINNSFGKGSVTRLGSAGGAFVETFPSGCLTLDFALGGGLPKGRVVEVYGPESSGKTTLALHAIAEIQKLGGNAMLDDAEHAFDPAYSKALGVDIENLIVCQPDNGEMALEIADRMCRSGAIDLICIDSVSALTPRAEIEGEIGMQQMGLQARLMSQALRKMSGNASKAGCTLMFLNQIRYKIGVFYGNPEVTSGGIALKFFASVRLEIRHIGKIKSAKGDEDIGVKVRVRVQKSKVSRPYKQAEFEIMFGEGVSKLGCILDCAELMEVVAKKGSWYSYKDIRLGQGREKALQYLRENPTVCDEIEKVVRAMIPEGTRHMAMLAFGQSSSQPEEEEVYDD
- the LOC123104926 gene encoding DNA repair protein recA homolog 1, chloroplastic isoform X3, whose protein sequence is MTDINNSFGKGSVTRLGSAGGAFVETFPSGCLTLDFALGGGLPKGRVVEVYGPESSGKTTLALHAIAEIQKLGGNAMLDDAEHAFDPAYSKALGVDIENLIVCQPDNGEMALEIADRMCRSGAIDLICIDSVSALTPRAEIEGEIGMQQMGLQARLMSQALRKMSGNASKAGCTLMFLNQIRYKIGVFYGNPEVTSGGIALKFFASVRLEIRHIGKIKSAKGDEDIGVKVRVRVQKSKVSRPYKQAEFEIMFGEGVSKLGCILDCAELMEVVAKKGSWYSYKDIRLGQGREKALQYLRENPTVCDEIEKVPGPCASGSYMHQVVRAMIPEGTRHMAMLAFGQSSSQPEEEEVYDD
- the LOC123104926 gene encoding DNA repair protein recA homolog 1, chloroplastic isoform X1 produces the protein MATAAAAAARFTPAILPRPRRRVPAPCASASSASGRGNRRLRCEFVASVGNGALSGEDDPRLIDRQKALDAAMTDINNSFGKGSVTRLGSAGGAFVETFPSGCLTLDFALGGGLPKGRVVEVYGPESSGKTTLALHAIAEIQKLGGNAMLDDAEHAFDPAYSKALGVDIENLIVCQPDNGEMALEIADRMCRSGAIDLICIDSVSALTPRAEIEGEIGMQQMGLQARLMSQALRKMSGNASKAGCTLMFLNQIRYKIGVFYGNPEVTSGGIALKFFASVRLEIRHIGKIKSAKGDEDIGVKVRVRVQKSKVSRPYKQAEFEIMFGEGVSKLGCILDCAELMEVVAKKGSWYSYKDIRLGQGREKALQYLRENPTVCDEIEKVPGPCASGSYMHQVVRAMIPEGTRHMAMLAFGQSSSQPEEEEVYDD